The following proteins are co-located in the Escherichia fergusonii ATCC 35469 genome:
- a CDS encoding HyaD/HybD family hydrogenase maturation endopeptidase, which yields MRILVLGVGNILLTDEAIGVRIVEALEQRYILPDYVEILDGGTAGMELLGDMANRDHLIIADAIVSKKNAPGTMMILRDEEVPALFTNKISPHQLGLADVLSALRFTGEFPKKLTLVGVIPESLEPHIGLTPTVDAMIEPALEQVLAALRESGVEAILREATHD from the coding sequence ATGCGTATTTTAGTCTTAGGGGTTGGCAATATTTTGCTGACCGATGAAGCCATCGGTGTGCGGATTGTCGAAGCATTAGAGCAACGATACATTCTGCCGGATTATGTTGAGATCCTCGATGGCGGCACGGCGGGAATGGAGCTGCTTGGCGACATGGCAAATCGCGATCATCTGATTATCGCCGATGCCATTGTGTCGAAAAAGAACGCGCCGGGAACGATGATGATCCTGCGGGATGAAGAAGTTCCGGCGTTGTTTACCAACAAAATCTCTCCGCATCAGCTTGGCCTGGCCGACGTATTGTCGGCCCTGCGCTTCACCGGCGAGTTTCCGAAAAAACTGACCCTGGTCGGCGTGATCCCGGAATCGCTGGAGCCGCACATCGGTTTGACACCAACGGTCGACGCGATGATTGAACCTGCGCTTGAGCAGGTTCTGGCTGCGCTGCGCGAATCAGGCGTGGAAGCTATCCTACGGGAGGCGACTCATGACTGA
- a CDS encoding DUF2623 family protein, producing MNNHFGKGLMAGLNATHADSAQSVAKFCADYKRGFVLGFSHRMYEKTGDRQLSAWEAGILTKRYGLDKDMVMDFFRENNSSTTLRFFMAGYRLEH from the coding sequence ATGAATAATCATTTTGGCAAAGGATTGATGGCAGGGTTAAACGCGACTCATGCCGATAGTGCACAGAGTGTGGCGAAATTTTGTGCCGATTATAAGCGAGGATTCGTGCTGGGCTTTTCTCATCGGATGTATGAGAAAACGGGCGATCGGCAATTAAGCGCCTGGGAAGCGGGAATTTTAACCAAACGCTATGGATTAGATAAAGATATGGTGATGGACTTTTTCCGCGAGAATAACTCCAGTACGACTCTGCGCTTTTTCATGGCGGGCTATCGGCTGGAACATTGA
- the hybG gene encoding hydrogenase maturation factor HybG, translated as MCIGVPGQVLAVGEDIHQLAQVEVCGIKRDVNIALICEGNPADLLGQWVLVHVGFAMSIIDEDEAKATLDALRQMDYDITSA; from the coding sequence ATGTGTATTGGCGTTCCAGGCCAGGTGCTGGCTGTCGGTGAAGATATTCACCAGCTTGCGCAGGTTGAAGTATGTGGTATCAAGCGCGACGTGAATATCGCCCTGATTTGCGAAGGTAACCCTGCCGATCTGCTGGGCCAGTGGGTGCTGGTGCACGTCGGATTTGCCATGAGCATCATCGACGAAGACGAAGCCAAAGCCACATTAGACGCGCTGCGCCAAATGGATTACGACATTACCAGCGCGTGA
- the hybO gene encoding hydrogenase 2 small subunit, producing the protein MTGDNTLDNSHGINRRDFMKLCAALAATMGLSSKAAAEMAESVANPQRPPVIWIGAQECTGCTESLLRATHPTVENLVLETISLEYHEVLSAAFGHQVEENKHNALEKYKGQYVLVVDGSIPLKDNGIYCMVAGEPIVDHIRKAAEGAAAIIAIGSCSAWGGVAAAGVNPTGAVSLQEVLPGKTVINIPGCPPNPHNFLATVAHIITYGKPPKLDDKNRPTFAYGRLIHEHCERRPHFDAGRFAKEFGDEGHREGWCLYHLGCKGPETYGNCSTLQFCDVGGVWPVAIGHPCYGCNEEGIGFHKGIHQLANVENQTPRSQKPDVNAKEGGNVSAGAIGLLGGVVGLVAGVSVMAVRELGRQQKKDNADSRGE; encoded by the coding sequence ATGACTGGAGATAACACTCTCGATAATTCTCACGGCATTAACCGTCGTGATTTCATGAAGCTTTGTGCAGCATTGGCCGCCACCATGGGGTTAAGTAGCAAAGCCGCCGCAGAGATGGCGGAATCGGTCGCTAATCCACAGCGCCCACCAGTTATCTGGATTGGCGCGCAGGAGTGTACCGGTTGTACCGAGTCTCTGCTTCGTGCCACCCACCCGACGGTAGAAAATCTCGTGCTGGAGACTATTTCTCTGGAGTATCACGAAGTGCTTTCTGCTGCTTTCGGTCACCAGGTTGAAGAGAACAAACACAACGCACTTGAGAAGTACAAAGGGCAATACGTGTTGGTGGTTGATGGTTCCATCCCGCTAAAAGATAACGGTATTTACTGCATGGTTGCCGGTGAGCCGATTGTGGATCACATCCGCAAAGCGGCGGAAGGCGCAGCAGCCATTATCGCTATTGGTTCCTGCTCTGCATGGGGCGGTGTTGCCGCAGCTGGAGTTAACCCAACTGGTGCTGTCAGCCTGCAAGAAGTTCTGCCGGGCAAAACCGTTATCAACATTCCAGGCTGCCCGCCGAACCCGCACAACTTCCTCGCGACCGTTGCGCACATCATCACTTACGGCAAACCGCCGAAACTGGATGACAAAAACCGTCCGACCTTCGCCTATGGTCGTCTGATTCACGAACACTGTGAACGTCGCCCGCACTTCGATGCTGGTCGCTTTGCGAAAGAGTTCGGCGACGAAGGCCACCGTGAAGGCTGGTGCCTGTACCATCTCGGCTGTAAAGGGCCGGAAACTTACGGCAACTGCTCAACGCTGCAATTCTGCGATGTTGGCGGTGTGTGGCCGGTGGCGATTGGTCACCCGTGCTATGGCTGTAATGAAGAAGGTATCGGCTTCCATAAAGGCATCCATCAGCTTGCCAACGTCGAAAATCAGACTCCGCGTTCACAGAAACCGGACGTTAACGCTAAAGAAGGCGGCAACGTCTCTGCGGGCGCTATCGGTTTGCTCGGCGGTGTGGTTGGGCTGGTTGCCGGTGTCAGCGTGATGGCGGTGCGTGAACTGGGTCGTCAGCAAAAGAAAGATAACGCTGACTCACGGGGAGAATAA
- a CDS encoding AraC family transcriptional regulator, with product MRLSSSTPCVVILTKKKVELKINEHSPMILPENNLTVIACNNNNIEFSSMSNTMVVHISMEVINDYLLFLNKNLTCVKPWPRQKLPLISCHSRTPEVFGLVSYLNQEEKTTPCEIALNRSLLFTVLSNFLEHSGFIALLMYMLRSSVRDSVCRIIQSDIKHYWSLRQIASILCLSPSLLKKKLKNESTSYSQIITECRMRYASKQLLMDDKNIAQISQMCGYNSTSYFISVFKSFYGVTPMHYIAEHRQHVMP from the coding sequence ATGCGCCTAAGTAGTAGCACGCCTTGTGTGGTGATCCTCACGAAGAAAAAGGTTGAGCTTAAAATCAATGAACACTCCCCTATGATCCTCCCGGAAAATAATCTGACCGTCATTGCCTGCAATAATAACAATATTGAATTCTCCTCAATGAGCAACACGATGGTGGTGCATATCAGCATGGAGGTAATCAATGATTATCTCCTCTTTCTCAATAAAAATTTAACCTGCGTTAAACCATGGCCACGACAGAAACTACCGCTCATTTCCTGCCATAGCCGTACACCCGAAGTATTTGGCCTGGTGTCGTATCTTAATCAGGAAGAAAAAACGACGCCTTGCGAAATCGCCCTTAACCGCTCACTACTTTTTACTGTGCTTTCGAACTTTCTTGAACATAGCGGATTCATCGCGCTGCTTATGTATATGTTGCGCAGCAGCGTGCGTGACAGCGTTTGCCGGATTATTCAAAGTGATATTAAGCATTACTGGAGCCTGCGGCAAATCGCCAGCATTCTTTGCCTCAGCCCGAGTTTACTTAAAAAGAAGTTAAAAAACGAAAGTACCAGTTATAGCCAGATCATTACCGAGTGCCGAATGCGTTATGCCAGTAAGCAACTATTAATGGATGACAAAAATATTGCTCAAATATCACAAATGTGCGGCTATAACAGTACGTCTTATTTTATTTCCGTATTTAAATCTTTTTATGGCGTAACGCCAATGCATTATATTGCTGAGCATCGCCAGCATGTAATGCCCTGA
- the hybA gene encoding hydrogenase 2 operon protein HybA, translating to MNRRNFIKAASCGALLTGALPSVSHAAAENRPPIPGSLGMLYDSTLCVGCQACVTKCQDINFPERNPQGEQTWSNNDKLSPYTNNIIQVWTSGTGVNKDQEENGYAYIKKQCMHCVDPNCVSVCPVSALKKDPKTGIVHYDKDVCTGCRYCMVACPYNVPKYDYNNPFGALHKCELCNQKGVERLDKGGLPGCVEVCPAGAVIFGTREELMAEAKKRLALKPGSEYHYPRQTLKSGDTYLHTVPKYYPHLYGEKEGGGTQVLVLTGVPYENLDLPKLDDLSTGARSEHVQHTLYKGMMLPLAVLAGLTVLVRRNTKNDHHDGGDDHES from the coding sequence GTGAACAGACGTAATTTTATTAAAGCAGCCTCCTGCGGGGCATTGCTGACGGGCGCGTTGCCGTCTGTCAGTCATGCGGCTGCTGAAAACCGCCCGCCAATTCCGGGATCGCTGGGGATGTTGTACGACTCGACGCTGTGCGTAGGCTGCCAGGCTTGCGTCACTAAGTGTCAGGATATCAACTTCCCTGAACGTAACCCACAAGGGGAACAGACCTGGTCGAATAACGACAAACTGTCGCCGTACACCAATAACATTATCCAGGTGTGGACCAGCGGCACGGGAGTCAACAAAGACCAGGAAGAGAACGGCTATGCGTACATTAAGAAACAGTGTATGCACTGCGTCGATCCGAACTGTGTCTCAGTGTGCCCGGTTTCTGCGCTGAAAAAAGATCCGAAAACCGGCATTGTCCATTACGACAAAGATGTGTGCACCGGCTGCCGTTACTGCATGGTTGCCTGTCCGTACAACGTGCCGAAGTACGACTACAACAACCCGTTTGGTGCGCTGCATAAGTGTGAGCTTTGCAACCAGAAAGGTGTGGAACGTCTTGATAAAGGCGGTCTGCCTGGCTGCGTAGAAGTGTGCCCGGCGGGCGCGGTGATTTTTGGTACGCGTGAAGAGCTGATGGCGGAGGCGAAAAAACGTCTGGCGCTGAAGCCTGGCAGCGAATACCACTATCCGCGTCAGACGCTGAAATCTGGCGACACTTACCTGCATACGGTGCCGAAATATTATCCGCATCTGTACGGCGAGAAAGAGGGCGGCGGTACTCAGGTACTGGTACTGACGGGTGTGCCTTATGAAAATCTCGACCTGCCGAAACTGGACGATCTTTCTACTGGTGCGCGTTCCGAACATGTTCAACACACCCTGTATAAAGGCATGATGCTACCACTGGCTGTGCTGGCGGGCTTAACCGTGCTGGTTCGTCGCAACACCAAAAACGACCATCACGACGGAGGAGACGATCATGAGTCATGA
- the gss gene encoding bifunctional glutathionylspermidine amidase/synthase has product MSKGTTSQDAPFGTLLGYAPGGVAIYSSDYSSLDPREYEDDSAFRSYIDDEYMGHKWQCVEFARRFLFLNYGVVFTDVGMAWEIFSLRFLREVVNDNILPLQAFPNGSPRAPVAGALLIWDKGGEFKDTGHVAIITQLHGNKVRIAEQNVIHTPLPPGQQWTRELEMVVENGRYTLRDTFDDTTILGWMIQTDDTQHSLPQPEIASDALKIRGARLEDKGQFDGKWLDEQDPLQNAYVQANGQVINQDPCQYFTITESAEQELIKATNELHLMYLHATDKVLKDDNLLALFDIPKILWPRLRLSWQRRRHHMITGRMDFCMDERGLKVYEYNADSASCHTEAGLILEKWAEQGYKGNGHNPAEGLLNELAGAWKHSRARPFVHIMQDDDIEENYHAQFMQQALHQAGFETKIVRGLAELRWDDAGQLIDGEGRLVNCVWKTWAWETAFDQIREVSDKEFAAVPIRTGHPQNEVRLIDVLLRPEVLVFEPLWTVIPGNKAILPILWSLFPHHRYLLDTDFMVNDELIRTGYAVKPIAGRCGSNIDLVSHQEELLDKTSGKFAEQKNIYQQLWCLPNVAGKYIQVCTFTVGGNYGGTCLRGDDSLVIKKESDIEPLIVLKE; this is encoded by the coding sequence ATGAGCAAAGGAACGACCAGTCAGGATGCCCCCTTTGGGACATTATTGGGCTACGCCCCCGGTGGTGTAGCTATCTACTCATCAGATTACAGCTCCCTTGATCCACGGGAATATGAAGATGATTCCGCTTTTCGCAGCTACATCGATGATGAATATATGGGGCACAAATGGCAGTGCGTTGAGTTCGCCCGCCGTTTTCTCTTTCTTAACTATGGGGTAGTGTTCACTGACGTAGGGATGGCGTGGGAGATTTTCTCGCTGCGTTTTCTGCGTGAAGTGGTGAATGACAACATCCTGCCATTGCAGGCATTTCCGAACGGTTCACCGCGTGCGCCAGTCGCTGGTGCGTTACTTATCTGGGATAAAGGCGGTGAATTTAAAGATACCGGTCATGTTGCCATTATTACCCAATTGCATGGCAATAAAGTCCGCATCGCCGAACAGAATGTGATCCACACGCCGCTTCCTCCTGGGCAGCAATGGACACGTGAACTGGAGATGGTTGTGGAGAATGGGCGTTATACTCTGCGCGACACCTTCGATGACACGACGATTTTGGGCTGGATGATCCAGACTGATGATACGCAACACAGCCTGCCACAACCGGAGATTGCCAGTGATGCGCTGAAGATTCGTGGTGCTCGTCTGGAAGATAAAGGTCAGTTTGACGGGAAATGGCTGGATGAGCAGGATCCACTACAAAACGCTTACGTTCAGGCGAACGGTCAGGTGATTAACCAGGACCCATGTCAGTATTTCACCATTACCGAAAGCGCCGAGCAGGAGTTAATCAAAGCAACCAACGAGTTGCATTTAATGTATCTTCACGCCACTGACAAAGTGCTGAAAGATGATAACTTATTAGCGCTATTTGATATTCCCAAAATTCTTTGGCCACGTTTACGTCTTTCCTGGCAACGTCGTCGTCACCATATGATCACCGGGCGCATGGACTTTTGTATGGATGAGCGCGGGCTAAAGGTCTATGAATACAACGCTGATTCTGCTTCCTGCCATACCGAAGCTGGATTGATTCTTGAGAAGTGGGCGGAGCAGGGCTACAAAGGCAACGGTCATAACCCGGCTGAGGGCTTATTGAACGAGCTGGCAGGGGCATGGAAACATAGCCGTGCACGACCTTTTGTGCATATTATGCAAGATGATGATATCGAAGAGAATTATCACGCGCAGTTTATGCAGCAGGCACTTCATCAGGCAGGATTTGAAACGAAAATAGTGCGCGGACTGGCAGAATTACGCTGGGATGATGCCGGGCAGCTGATTGACGGCGAAGGCCGGTTGGTCAATTGCGTCTGGAAAACCTGGGCGTGGGAAACCGCCTTCGACCAAATCCGGGAAGTGAGTGACAAAGAGTTTGCTGCGGTTCCAATTCGTACAGGTCATCCGCAAAATGAGGTGCGCCTGATCGATGTTCTGCTGCGTCCAGAAGTGCTGGTATTTGAGCCTTTATGGACAGTAATTCCAGGAAATAAAGCGATATTACCTATCTTATGGTCGCTTTTCCCGCATCATCGTTACTTACTGGACACTGATTTTATGGTAAACGACGAACTGATCCGTACGGGCTATGCTGTGAAGCCAATTGCCGGTCGGTGCGGGAGCAATATTGATCTGGTGAGCCACCAGGAAGAGTTGCTTGATAAGACCAGCGGTAAGTTTGCAGAGCAAAAAAATATTTACCAGCAACTATGGTGCTTACCAAACGTAGCCGGAAAATATATTCAGGTCTGTACATTTACGGTTGGTGGTAATTATGGTGGCACATGCTTACGCGGTGATGATTCTCTGGTTATTAAAAAAGAGAGTGATATTGAACCGTTAATTGTGTTGAAAGAGTAA
- the hypA gene encoding hydrogenase maturation nickel metallochaperone HypA, producing the protein MHELSLCQSAVEIIQRQAEQHDVKRVTAVWLEIGALSCVEESAVRFSFEIVCQGTVAQGCDLHIVYKPAQAWCWDCSQVVEIHQHDAQCPLCHGERLRVDTGDSLIVKSIEVE; encoded by the coding sequence ATGCATGAGTTGTCGCTTTGCCAGAGCGCCGTTGAAATTATCCAACGGCAGGCGGAGCAGCATGATGTTAAGCGCGTCACCGCCGTGTGGCTGGAAATTGGCGCGCTCTCCTGCGTTGAGGAGAGCGCTGTCCGTTTTAGTTTTGAAATTGTCTGCCAGGGAACGGTGGCCCAAGGGTGCGATTTACATATCGTCTATAAACCCGCCCAGGCCTGGTGCTGGGATTGCAGCCAGGTGGTGGAGATTCATCAGCACGATGCGCAATGCCCGCTCTGTCATGGCGAGCGGTTGCGTGTCGATACCGGCGATTCGCTGATCGTCAAAAGTATTGAAGTTGAATAA
- the hybC gene encoding hydrogenase 2 large subunit, which yields MSQRITIDPVTRIEGHLRIDCEIENGVVSKAWASGTMWRGMEEIVKNRDPRDAWMIVQRICGVCTTTHALSSVRAAESALNIDVPVNAQYIRNIILAAHTTHDHIVHFYQLSALDWVDITSALQADPTKASEMLKGVSTWHLNSPEEFTKVQNKIKDLVASGQLGIFANGYWGHPAMKLPPEVNLIAVAHYLQALECQRDANRVVALLGGKTPHIQNLAVGGVANPINLDGLGVLNLERLMYIKSFIDKLSDFVEQVYKVDTAVIAAFYPEWLTRGKGAVNYLSVPEFPTDSKNGSFLFPGGYIENADLSSYRPITSHSDEYLIKGIQESAKHSWYKDEAPQAPWEGTTIPAYDGWSDDGKYSWVKSPTFYGKTVEVGPLANMLVKLAAGRESTQNKLNEIVAIYQKLTGNTLEVAQLHSTLGRIIGRTVHCCELQDILQNQYSALITNIGKGDHTTFVKPNIPATGEFKGVGFLEAPRGMLSHWMVIKDGIISNYQAVVPSTWNSGPRNFNDDVGPYEQSLVGTPVADPNKPLEVVRTIHSFDPCMACAVHVVDADGNEVVSVKVL from the coding sequence ATGAGCCAGAGAATTACTATTGATCCGGTAACCCGTATTGAAGGGCATTTACGCATCGATTGCGAAATCGAAAATGGCGTCGTTTCAAAAGCATGGGCTTCCGGTACCATGTGGCGCGGTATGGAAGAGATCGTGAAAAACCGCGATCCGCGCGATGCATGGATGATTGTGCAACGTATCTGTGGCGTATGTACTACTACTCACGCGCTGTCTTCCGTTCGTGCGGCAGAGAGCGCGCTGAATATCGACGTTCCGGTTAACGCACAATACATCCGTAACATCATTCTGGCTGCGCACACCACGCATGACCATATCGTTCATTTCTATCAGCTTTCAGCGCTGGACTGGGTGGACATCACTTCTGCACTGCAAGCTGATCCAACCAAAGCCTCCGAAATGCTGAAAGGCGTTTCGACCTGGCATCTGAACAGTCCGGAAGAGTTCACTAAAGTTCAGAACAAGATCAAAGATCTGGTTGCCAGCGGTCAGTTGGGTATTTTCGCCAATGGCTACTGGGGTCACCCGGCGATGAAACTGCCGCCAGAAGTTAACCTGATTGCGGTAGCGCACTACCTGCAAGCGCTGGAGTGCCAGCGTGACGCTAACCGTGTAGTGGCATTGCTGGGCGGTAAAACGCCGCACATTCAGAACCTGGCGGTAGGCGGTGTCGCGAACCCAATCAACCTTGACGGTCTGGGCGTGCTGAACCTTGAGCGCCTGATGTATATCAAGTCTTTCATCGACAAGCTGAGCGATTTTGTTGAGCAGGTTTACAAGGTTGATACCGCAGTTATCGCCGCGTTCTACCCGGAATGGCTGACGCGCGGTAAAGGTGCGGTGAACTACCTGAGCGTGCCGGAATTCCCGACCGACAGCAAAAATGGTAGCTTCCTGTTCCCAGGCGGCTACATTGAGAATGCGGATCTGTCCTCGTATCGTCCGATCACTTCCCATTCCGATGAATATCTGATCAAAGGGATTCAGGAAAGCGCGAAGCACTCCTGGTATAAAGACGAAGCGCCGCAGGCACCGTGGGAAGGCACCACTATTCCGGCTTATGATGGTTGGTCTGACGACGGCAAATATTCCTGGGTGAAATCACCGACTTTCTACGGCAAAACGGTAGAAGTGGGGCCGCTGGCTAACATGCTGGTGAAACTGGCGGCAGGACGCGAGTCTACCCAGAACAAACTGAATGAAATCGTTGCGATTTATCAGAAACTGACTGGCAACACGCTGGAAGTGGCGCAGCTGCACTCCACGCTGGGCCGTATCATTGGTCGTACCGTTCACTGCTGCGAATTGCAGGATATCCTGCAAAACCAATACAGTGCGCTGATCACCAATATCGGCAAAGGCGATCACACCACCTTTGTGAAACCGAACATTCCGGCAACGGGTGAGTTCAAAGGTGTTGGCTTCCTTGAAGCACCGCGCGGTATGCTCTCTCACTGGATGGTGATTAAAGACGGTATCATCAGCAACTATCAGGCAGTTGTTCCATCAACCTGGAACTCTGGCCCGCGTAACTTCAATGATGACGTTGGTCCTTACGAGCAGTCGCTGGTGGGTACACCGGTTGCCGATCCGAATAAACCGCTGGAAGTGGTGCGTACCATTCACTCCTTCGACCCGTGCATGGCCTGTGCGGTACACGTAGTGGATGCCGACGGCAACGAAGTGGTTTCAGTGAAGGTACTGTAA
- the hybB gene encoding Ni/Fe-hydrogenase cytochrome b subunit, with amino-acid sequence MSHDPQPLGGKIISKPVMIFGPLIVICMLLIVKRLVFGLGSVSDLNGGFPWGVWIAFDLLIGTGFACGGWALAWAVYVFNRGQYHPLVRPALLASLFGYSLGGLSITIDVGRYWNLPYFYIPGHFNVNSVLFETAVCMTIYIGVMALEFAPALFERLGWKVSLKRLNKVMFFIIALGALLPTMHQSSMGSLMISAGYKVHPLWQSYEMLPLFSLLTAFIMGFSIVIFEGSLVQAGLRGNGPDEKSLFIKLTNTISVLLAIFIVLRFGELIYRDKLSLAFAGDFYSVMFWIEVLLMLFPLVVLRVAKLRNDSRMLFLSALSALLGCATWRLTYSLVAFNPGGGYAYFPTWEELLISIGFVAIEICAYIVLIRLLPILPPLKQNDHNRHEASKA; translated from the coding sequence ATGAGTCATGATCCACAACCGCTGGGCGGCAAAATCATCAGTAAACCGGTCATGATTTTTGGACCGTTAATCGTCATCTGTATGCTCCTGATTGTGAAGCGTCTGGTGTTCGGTCTGGGCTCTGTCTCTGACCTGAACGGCGGCTTCCCGTGGGGCGTGTGGATCGCGTTTGACCTGCTGATCGGCACCGGCTTTGCCTGTGGCGGCTGGGCGCTGGCGTGGGCGGTATACGTCTTTAATCGTGGGCAATACCATCCGCTGGTGCGTCCGGCACTGTTGGCAAGTCTGTTTGGTTACTCACTGGGTGGCTTGTCGATCACTATCGACGTTGGTCGCTACTGGAACCTGCCGTACTTCTACATTCCGGGTCACTTCAACGTGAACTCGGTACTGTTCGAGACGGCGGTCTGTATGACTATCTACATCGGCGTGATGGCACTCGAGTTTGCTCCGGCACTGTTTGAACGTCTGGGGTGGAAAGTATCGCTCAAGCGTCTGAACAAGGTGATGTTCTTCATCATCGCGCTTGGTGCGCTGCTGCCAACTATGCACCAGTCTTCAATGGGGTCGCTGATGATCTCGGCGGGCTACAAAGTGCATCCGTTGTGGCAGAGCTATGAAATGTTACCGCTGTTCTCACTGCTGACGGCGTTCATCATGGGCTTCTCGATTGTCATTTTTGAAGGTTCGCTGGTACAGGCGGGTTTGCGTGGCAACGGTCCGGATGAGAAGAGCCTGTTCATCAAGCTGACCAACACTATCAGCGTGCTGCTGGCGATTTTTATCGTGCTGCGCTTTGGCGAGCTGATCTATCGCGACAAGCTGTCGTTAGCGTTTGCCGGTGACTTCTACTCCGTGATGTTCTGGATTGAAGTCCTGCTGATGCTCTTCCCGCTGGTCGTTCTGCGTGTGGCGAAGCTGCGTAATGATTCCCGCATGCTGTTCCTGTCGGCACTGAGCGCACTGTTAGGTTGTGCAACCTGGCGTCTGACCTATTCGCTGGTGGCATTCAACCCGGGCGGCGGTTACGCCTACTTCCCGACCTGGGAAGAACTGTTGATTTCTATTGGTTTTGTGGCTATTGAGATTTGCGCTTACATCGTACTCATTCGTCTACTGCCGATACTTCCTCCTTTAAAACAAAACGATCATAATCGTCATGAGGCGAGCAAAGCATGA
- the hybE gene encoding hydrogenase-2 assembly chaperone has product MTEEIAGFQTSPKAQVQVAFEEIARRSMHDLSFLHPSMPVYVSDFTLFEGQWTGCVITPWMLSAVIFPGPDQLWPLRKVSEKIGLQLPYGTMTFTVGELDGVSQYLSCSLMSPLSHSMSIEEGQRLTDDCARMILSLPVTNPDVPHAGRRALLFGRRSGENA; this is encoded by the coding sequence ATGACTGAAGAGATAGCAGGTTTCCAGACCTCCCCGAAGGCGCAAGTACAGGTAGCGTTTGAAGAAATTGCCCGGCGTTCGATGCACGATCTCTCTTTTCTGCATCCTTCAATGCCAGTGTATGTTTCTGACTTTACGCTGTTCGAAGGTCAGTGGACGGGGTGTGTAATCACCCCGTGGATGCTGAGTGCAGTTATCTTCCCCGGCCCGGATCAACTCTGGCCACTGCGCAAAGTCAGTGAAAAAATTGGTCTACAACTGCCGTATGGCACCATGACCTTTACTGTTGGTGAACTGGACGGTGTTTCGCAATACCTCTCCTGCTCGCTGATGTCGCCGCTTTCGCATAGCATGTCGATTGAAGAGGGCCAACGGCTGACGGATGACTGCGCGCGGATGATCCTTTCGCTGCCGGTCACCAATCCGGATGTACCACACGCAGGGCGTCGTGCCCTGCTATTTGGCCGCAGGAGTGGCGAAAATGCATGA
- the yghU gene encoding glutathione-dependent disulfide-bond oxidoreductase, with protein sequence MADNTYQPAKVWTWEKSAGGAFANINRPVSGPTHEKTLPVGKHPLQLYSLGTPNGQKVTIMLEELLALGVTGAEYDAWLIRISDGDQFSSGFVEVNPNSKIPALRDHTHNPPLRVFESGSILLYLAEKFGYFLPQDLAKRTETLNWLFWLQGAAPFLGGGFGHFYHYAPVKIEYAINRFTMEAKRLLDVLDKQLAQHKFVAGDEYTIADMAIWPWFGNVVLGGVYDAAEFLDAGSYKHVQRWAQEVGERPAVKRGRIVNRTNGPLNEQLHERHDASDFETNTEDKRQG encoded by the coding sequence ATGGCAGACAATACTTATCAACCCGCGAAAGTCTGGACGTGGGAGAAATCCGCAGGCGGCGCGTTCGCCAATATCAATCGCCCGGTTTCTGGTCCAACGCATGAGAAAACGCTGCCGGTGGGCAAGCACCCGTTGCAGCTCTATTCTCTGGGCACGCCAAACGGTCAGAAAGTGACAATTATGCTTGAAGAGCTGCTGGCGCTGGGCGTTACTGGTGCAGAGTACGACGCCTGGCTGATTCGTATTAGCGATGGCGATCAATTCTCCAGCGGCTTTGTCGAAGTGAACCCGAATTCGAAGATTCCGGCGCTGCGCGATCATACTCATAATCCGCCACTCCGCGTGTTTGAGTCAGGCTCGATTCTGCTTTATCTGGCGGAGAAATTTGGCTACTTCCTGCCGCAGGATCTGGCAAAACGGACCGAAACGCTGAACTGGCTGTTCTGGTTACAGGGTGCCGCGCCGTTCCTCGGCGGTGGTTTTGGTCACTTTTACCATTACGCGCCGGTGAAAATTGAATACGCCATCAACCGCTTTACCATGGAAGCCAAGCGCCTGCTCGACGTGCTGGATAAGCAACTGGCGCAGCATAAGTTTGTTGCGGGCGATGAGTACACCATTGCGGATATGGCAATCTGGCCGTGGTTTGGCAACGTTGTGTTAGGTGGTGTGTATGATGCCGCAGAGTTTCTTGATGCGGGCAGTTATAAACACGTGCAACGCTGGGCGCAAGAAGTGGGCGAACGTCCGGCAGTGAAACGTGGGCGTATTGTTAACCGCACCAACGGGCCGCTGAACGAGCAGTTACATGAGCGCCATGACGCCAGTGATTTTGAGACGAATACGGAAGATAAGCGCCAGGGGTAA